GGGGTCCGACCTGACAACGAGTTCAGCAACGATGCGATGGCCCGGGCCAGCACCCCATCCTGGGCAGATGCGGCACCGCTGATTCCGAGTCCGCCCACCAAGGTTCCTCCCACCAGCAGCGGAACGCCGCCTTCCAGGGGCAGGACGTCGGCCAGGGCGAGATAGGCGGTCTTGCCCTGTTCCAGCGCCTGCTGCATCGCGGCGGTGTCCCTGCGGAAATAAACCGCTGTTCGCGCCTTCGCAATCGACGCGTCGATCGATCCCAGAAAGGCATCGTCCGCACGGGCAAACGCCAGAAGGTGTCCGGAACTGTCCACCGCCGCCGCCGAGACGGCCAGGCCTTCGTCCAGGCCTGTGATCAGCGCGCTCTGCACCAATTGCTGCGCCTGACTGGCGCTCAGCCGCGAAAGACCGGTTTCAGGCATCTGCATGCGCCATCTCCTCGGCAGCAATGCCGATGGCATCGGCGTCCACATCATTCACAAAGCGGCATGCGCCGATCCCGTCGGGCAGTGGCAGTCGCTGCCGGCCATCGCGATGACGCATCGTGTCGGCCAGCGCCTCCTGCAGCAGGCCGGGCTGCTCGAAAAAGCGATGCCGCAAAGGCAATTGCATGGATTTCATGACACGCACGACCCGACGCACATCCTGGTCTGCAAGAAGCCCTCTCGCCCGCGCCAGGCGGCAAGAAAACAGAACATCCAAAGCGACCGCCTCGCCATGCAGCAATTCGGGCAGCGCCTTCATCTCGATCAGCGGAGCAAACGAGTGTCCGAAATCGACGCATCGGTCCAGCGTGAGCTCCCACAGGTTGGGAGCCAACTCTTCCAGCATGCCCTCCACCGCCAGACCGATGACCTCAGGAGCGACGATCCCGTCCTGGAAGCGGGTCAGCAGCAGCATCTCGGAGTGCCGCTCCAGCAGGTCGAACAACCGAGGGCTCTTGATCACCGCGAGTTTGAGCAACTCTCCCATTCCATTGGAGAGTTCGCGGGACTCCACCGTCGACAAGAAGCTGCGATCCAGCAGGGCAACGGTGGGCGCGTGGTAGGAGCCCAGGCGGTTGCGACGATCCAGCGCATTCACGGCCGTCTTGATACCCACCGCGGCATCCCACAGCGCCATGGCGTTGGTGGGAACCTTGACGTAAGGAATCCCCCGCCGATAGAGCCCTGCTGCAAAACCGACGAGGTCGAGCAACACGCCACCTCCGATGGCAACCACGGGCTCCGAACGGCGCAGCACCCCTGCCGATTCGAGGTGGCGGGCGATCGTCATGGCCGCATCCAGGTCTTTCGTTTCTTCCGAAACGGAAAGACTCAGGATGGAAACCTCGACTCCATGGTGACCATAGTACGCACGCATTTCTTCGCCGTAGAGCTGATCCACGCGTGCATCGATCACGATGGCTTGGCGCAAACAAGGCTGGGCCCTGCCGCAGGCGATCAATTCGAGGGAGTCGAGACCGAAGATGCCATCGATCTGGCGCACTTCATATGAAACCTCCTGGGTCGCATGCACCCTCCAGCCATGCGCCTCAAAACGGGTCAGCGCTCCCATGCTTGCCGGCCATATCACCCGATCGTTCATCCATGCCCTCCCTTTTTTGTAGGGGGCCAAGCGTATTGCTAAGCGATGTCGGCATTGCTGAACGTTTCGCGAGCTTTCTACGGCTCGGTTGATGAATCCCTCACAGGCAAGCGGGCCAAAGCCGGGTCCCGGTTTATCTGGAGCGCCCCTAGCGAGCACGGGGTCGTAGATCGCCTTGATGCCGACTGACCGAGCAACGATCAATGCGGGTGCAGAGAGGAATGGAGAGGTCGACCCTGCACTGTGGGAACCGCAAAGCCCAGAGGGCAAGAGAATGCGGTAAGACAAAGAAAAAACGGGCTACCGCTTTTGGCGATAGCCCGTTGATTTTTTATAAATGGTCGGCGTGGCGGGATTCGAACTCGCGACCCCTTGCACCCCATGCAAGTGCGCTACCAGGCTGCGCTACACGCCGACAAGACTTAGATTATATGCACAAAAAACTCAGTTCAAGGAAAGCAGCGCACGAATTTCAAATAATTCCCGCCGCAGGACCTGAGCATCCAGGAGGGCAATCGAGGGCAACGCTGTTGTCGGGCTCGACAGGTCGGTCCCATGTGCTGTCTGCAGGGCAAAAGAGGAGTTGCCGTCCATTTCCGGCGGCAGGGAGTCGACCTCCTGAAGGCGATTGCGCGCGCCGCTGATCGTGAAGCCTTGCTCGTACAGCAGATCCCGGATGCGACGGATCATGAGCACCTCGTGGTGCTGGTAATAGCGGCGGTTTCCCCTGCGCTTCATGGGCCGAAGCTGCGTGAACTCCTGCTCCCAATAGCGCAGTACGTGCGGTTTGACGCCACAGAGCGCGGCCACCTCTCCAATGGTGAAATACCGTTTGGCCGGGATGGGAGGAAGCGGTGTGCCCATGGGACGCGGTTTCTAGCGAATAAACAAGCAGCGTACTGCAGCCGGAACAAAGGCGCCAGCCACTTCCGTTCAGTGGCAGGCGGGAAAGAGACAGCGCTTCAGCCAGCAGCGCCCGCGTTCTGGATCTGCTCCTTGAGCTTGCTGCTGGCATGGAAAGTCACGACACGGCGGGCCTGAATCGGAATCGCCTCGCCCGTGCGGGGATTTCGCCCCGGCCTCGGGGCTTTGGTACGGATCTGAAAGTTACCGAAGCCCGACAGCTTCACGTCTTGACCGTCCACCAAGCGCTGCGCAATCAGATCGAAAAAAGCATCGATCATGTCTTTCGATTCACGTTTATTCAGACCAATGTGATCGAACAGAAGGTCCGCCAGCTGCGCCTTCGTCAACGCAGGGGTTTCCAGGCTTTCTACCGCAAATTCCATCACGTCAGCGCTCCCGTTCAGCATCGTCATCACCGCAACCTCGCGCCGGTACGGCTCGACAGTTGTTCGACCACCGACTGAATCGTCGCTTCGATTTCAGCATCCGTCAGCGTGGCGCCATCAGCCCCCAGCGTCAGGCGCACGGCCAAGCTCTTTTCACCGCTGGCGAGACCACCAACAGCGGCTTCGCCATCACGCAAAGGCTTGGGCCGGAACACGTCAAACAGCACCGCCGCGCGAAGCCGTGTAGGAGGCACGGCAGCCTGAATGGCTGCCATCACATCGGCGTGCGTGATCCGCTCGGCAACCACTACGGCCAGATCCCGCTCCACAGCCTGGTGCTTGGCCACTGCATGAAAACGAGGGACCTGCCGCTGCATGACCGCATCGAGTTCCAGCTCGAACATGACTGGGGCTTGGGGAAGCTCCCAGGACTGGCGCCACCGAGGGTGCAACTCCCCGATGAACCCAACGGCTTGGCCATCCAACAGCACGCGGGCACACCGGCCAGGGTGCATGGCCGGGTGCGTTGCAGGCTCAAAAACGGGCTTCAGGGGAGCAAGCAGCGCCTCGACATCGCCTTTGGCATCGAAGAAATCCACGCCCTGCTCTCTGCGGCCCCACTGAAGAAGGTCGGCTGCGCCGTACGCAAGACCAGCCACGCGCATGGGCTGATGAAAACCTTCTACCGTGGTATCAGACCCCGCAACGGATGCATCGCGCAGAAAGACCCGGCCCAACTCGAAAACCCGCACGCGCGGTGCCTTGCGATCCAGGTTGAACTTCAAGACCTGCAGCAAGGAGCCCAACAGCGACGAGCGCATCACGCTCATCTGGCTGGCAATGGGGTTCAACAAACGGATGGGCTGTGGATTGCCCGCCAGCTCGTGTTCCCACTGCTCCTCCACGAAGCTGAAGTTGATGGTTTCCTGATATCCAAGTCCCGCCAGTGCACGACGCACGGCAAAAGGCCCCCGACGCTCTTCGGCACGCAGCTTGGGCGTGATGGGCGCCAATGGCGGCGTGGTAGGCAATTGCTGGTAGCCCACCATGCGAGCCACTTCTTCGATGAGATCTTCCTCGATCGCGAGATCGAACCGATAGGCAGGCGGCAGAACCGTCAACGTGCCCTCGCCAGAGGTCACTGGCAGTCCCAGGCGCTTCAGCGCATCGGCACACTGCTCTTGCGTCAATGGCATGCCGATCACCTTGACGGCTCTGGCAACGCGAAGCGTGACGGGCTTGGCTTCAGGCATGTTCGGACACTGGTCGTCCATCGGCCCGCAAACGGTTTCAGGCGTGCCGCAGATGTCGATCACCAACTGCGTGATGCGCTCAATGTGTTCCACGGTCTGGCTCGGATCCACGCCACGTTCGAAACGATGTCCGGCATCGGTCGAGAAGTTATAGCGGCGCGAGCGGCCAGCCACGGCCTTGGGCCACCAGAAAGCGGCTTCGATGTAGATATGGCGGGTGTCGTTCGACACGGCCGTCGCATCGCCCCCCATGATGCCCGCCAGCGATTCGA
This region of Acidovorax sp. GBBC 1281 genomic DNA includes:
- a CDS encoding sedoheptulose 7-phosphate cyclase, whose protein sequence is MNDRVIWPASMGALTRFEAHGWRVHATQEVSYEVRQIDGIFGLDSLELIACGRAQPCLRQAIVIDARVDQLYGEEMRAYYGHHGVEVSILSLSVSEETKDLDAAMTIARHLESAGVLRRSEPVVAIGGGVLLDLVGFAAGLYRRGIPYVKVPTNAMALWDAAVGIKTAVNALDRRNRLGSYHAPTVALLDRSFLSTVESRELSNGMGELLKLAVIKSPRLFDLLERHSEMLLLTRFQDGIVAPEVIGLAVEGMLEELAPNLWELTLDRCVDFGHSFAPLIEMKALPELLHGEAVALDVLFSCRLARARGLLADQDVRRVVRVMKSMQLPLRHRFFEQPGLLQEALADTMRHRDGRQRLPLPDGIGACRFVNDVDADAIGIAAEEMAHADA
- a CDS encoding MerR family transcriptional regulator produces the protein MGTPLPPIPAKRYFTIGEVAALCGVKPHVLRYWEQEFTQLRPMKRRGNRRYYQHHEVLMIRRIRDLLYEQGFTISGARNRLQEVDSLPPEMDGNSSFALQTAHGTDLSSPTTALPSIALLDAQVLRRELFEIRALLSLN
- a CDS encoding GlcG/HbpS family heme-binding protein, whose protein sequence is MQMPETGLSRLSASQAQQLVQSALITGLDEGLAVSAAAVDSSGHLLAFARADDAFLGSIDASIAKARTAVYFRRDTAAMQQALEQGKTAYLALADVLPLEGGVPLLVGGTLVGGLGISGAASAQDGVLARAIASLLNSLSGRTP
- the pheT gene encoding phenylalanine--tRNA ligase subunit beta, yielding MQFPESWLREFCNPPLSTTELAETLTMAGLEVEELQPVAPPFTKIVVGEIKEAMQHPNADRLRVCQVDTGQGALLNIVCGAPNARVGIKVPCALVGAELPPGEDGKPFLIKVGKLRGVESQGMLCSARELKLSEDHGGLLELAADAPLGQDIRTHLNLDDTLFTLKLTPNLAHALSVYGIAREVSALTGAPLKPLQFPSVLVGHGDVLPVKISASDLCGRFSGRIVRNINTQAATPQWMLDRLARCGQRSVSPLVDISNYVMFELGRPSHIFDLDKIHGALDVRWARAGEELKLLNGNTVALDEKVGVIADASQVESLAGIMGGDATAVSNDTRHIYIEAAFWWPKAVAGRSRRYNFSTDAGHRFERGVDPSQTVEHIERITQLVIDICGTPETVCGPMDDQCPNMPEAKPVTLRVARAVKVIGMPLTQEQCADALKRLGLPVTSGEGTLTVLPPAYRFDLAIEEDLIEEVARMVGYQQLPTTPPLAPITPKLRAEERRGPFAVRRALAGLGYQETINFSFVEEQWEHELAGNPQPIRLLNPIASQMSVMRSSLLGSLLQVLKFNLDRKAPRVRVFELGRVFLRDASVAGSDTTVEGFHQPMRVAGLAYGAADLLQWGRREQGVDFFDAKGDVEALLAPLKPVFEPATHPAMHPGRCARVLLDGQAVGFIGELHPRWRQSWELPQAPVMFELELDAVMQRQVPRFHAVAKHQAVERDLAVVVAERITHADVMAAIQAAVPPTRLRAAVLFDVFRPKPLRDGEAAVGGLASGEKSLAVRLTLGADGATLTDAEIEATIQSVVEQLSSRTGARLR
- a CDS encoding integration host factor subunit alpha; the encoded protein is MTMLNGSADVMEFAVESLETPALTKAQLADLLFDHIGLNKRESKDMIDAFFDLIAQRLVDGQDVKLSGFGNFQIRTKAPRPGRNPRTGEAIPIQARRVVTFHASSKLKEQIQNAGAAG